The following are from one region of the Cataglyphis hispanica isolate Lineage 1 chromosome 16, ULB_Chis1_1.0, whole genome shotgun sequence genome:
- the LOC126855458 gene encoding fructose-bisphosphate aldolase-like isoform X1, protein MVAEKYSKLEPELMEQLHTIAQQIVAPGKGILAADESTATIGKRLQDINVENTEENRKAYRQLLFTTTKDVIGQYISGVILFHETLYQKADDGTPFVELLKQRNIIPGIKVDKGVVPLFGTDNECTTQGLDDLQARCIQYKKDGCHFAKWRCVLKITKDTPSKLAILENANVLARYASICQSARIVPIVEPEILPDGDHDLARCQQVTEEVLAAVYKALSDHHVYLEGTLLKPNMVTPGQSCPTKATPQQIAAATVTALLRTVPPAVPGITFLSGGQSEEEASVNLDAINKYPAKKPWTLTFSYGRALQASVLRAWQGKPDQVAAGQQELLKRAKANSAACQGKYVAGSISSKAADTSLYINSHAY, encoded by the exons ATGGTCGCAGAAAAATACAGTAAGCTCGAACCCGAGCTGATGGAGCAATTACATACGATCGCCCAACAGATTGTGGCACCCGGCAAGGGTATCCTGGCTGCTGATGAGTCGACCGCGACGATTGGTAAACGTCTTCAGGATATCAACGTTGAGAATACTGAGGAAAACCGCAAGGCTTATAGGCAACTTCTTTTCACTACAACAAAG GATGTCATTGGACAATACATCTCCGGAGTGATCCTCTTCCATGAGACCCTCTATCAAAAGGCCGATGATGGCACGCCGTTCGTCGAGTTATTGAAGCAGCGCAACATTATCCCCGGCATCAAGGTTGATAAAGGTGTCGTTCCGTTATTCGGCACGGATAACGAATGCACAACCCAGGGTCTCGATGATCTCCAGGCGCGTTGCATCCAGTACAAGAAGGACGGCTGCCATTTTGCCAAATGGCGATGCGTGTTGAAGATTACAAAGGATACGCCGAGCAAGCTTGCCATTCTGGAGAATGCCAATGTTCTGGCCCGTTACGCCTCCATTTGTCAAAGCGCTAGGATCGTACCGATCGTGGAGCCTGAGATCCTTCCCGATGGTGACCATGACCTCGCCCGTTGTCAACAAGTCACGGAAGAGGTCCTTGCAGCCGTTTATAAG gCCCTTTCAGATCATCATGTATATCTTGAGGGAACATTGCTCAAACCTAATATGGTAACACCAGGCCAGAGTTGTCCGACGAAGGCGACTCCCCAGCAGATCGCTGCCGCCACGGTGACAGCGTTATTGCGCACTGTGCCACCGGCGGTACCCGGCATCACCTTCCTCAGCGGTGGTCAATCCGAGGAGGAAGCATCGGTCAATCTGGACGCCATCAATAAGTACCCGGCAAAGAAACCCTGGACGTTAACCTTTAGTTATGGACGCGCTCTGCAGGCTTCCGTACTTCGCGCTTGGCAAGGCAAGCCCGATCAGGTTGCCGCCGGCCAGCAGGAATTGCTTAAGAGGGCAAAG GCAAACTCTGCAGCTTGCCAAGGTAAATATGTGGCTGGCAGCATTTCTAGCAAAGCTGCTGACACCTCTCTCTACATCAACTCTCAtgcctattaa
- the LOC126855460 gene encoding uncharacterized protein LOC126855460 produces MDSKKDRLSRRSKDWPFARFSVILGERSAIDRSLRPGCLVCKYRVDVFYIRVNADRCRIITREQPISVVTKVIVARTRMRNMRARIVLLGVLLICTSIRYAESRSKKTTQLSLQSKETNVVNFMRLLVMRLVFGVASAMGLGENLSGVLGGIFVPPGADDYNDYNDYGDDVGFVPDFF; encoded by the exons ATGGACTCAAAAAAAGACCGACTCTCGCGGAGATCCAAAGACTGGCCGTTCGCTCGATTTTCAGTTATACTCGGCGAACGTAGCGCGATAGATCGTTCGTTGCGTCCCGGATGTCTCGTATGCAAATACCGCGTCGACGTCTTTTATATCAGGGTGAACGCCGATCGCTGTCGAATTATCACACGAGAACAGCCAATTTCCGTCGTCACCAAAGTGATTGTCGCGCGCACTAGGATGCGCAACATGAGAGCCCGGATAGTTTTGCTAGGAGTTCTACTCATCTGCACGAGC ATTCGATATGCAGAGAGTAGATCGAAAAAGACGACGCAACTGTCGTTACAGAGCAAAGAGACCAACGTGGTGAACTTTATGCGATTGCTGGTGATGAGATTGGTCTTCGGAGTAGCTTCGGCGATGGGATTGGGTGAAAATCTCTCGGGTGTACTCGGCGGAATTTTCGTACCACCAGGAGCCGATGACTACAatgattataatgattatgGCGATGATGTCGGTTTCGTACCTGATTTCTTTTAG
- the LOC126855458 gene encoding fructose-bisphosphate aldolase-like isoform X2 — MVAEKYSKLEPELMEQLHTIAQQIVAPGKGILAADESTATIGKRLQDINVENTEENRKAYRQLLFTTTKDVIGQYISGVILFHETLYQKADDGTPFVELLKQRNIIPGIKVDKGVVPLFGTDNECTTQGLDDLQARCIQYKKDGCHFAKWRCVLKITKDTPSKLAILENANVLARYASICQSARIVPIVEPEILPDGDHDLARCQQVTEEVLAAVYKALSDHHVYLEGTLLKPNMVTPGQSCPTKATPQQIAAATVTALLRTVPPAVPGITFLSGGQSEEEASVNLDAINKYPAKKPWTLTFSYGRALQASVLRAWQGKPDQVAAGQQELLKRAKANSDSALGKYAGGVTGAAGDAALFVANHAY; from the exons ATGGTCGCAGAAAAATACAGTAAGCTCGAACCCGAGCTGATGGAGCAATTACATACGATCGCCCAACAGATTGTGGCACCCGGCAAGGGTATCCTGGCTGCTGATGAGTCGACCGCGACGATTGGTAAACGTCTTCAGGATATCAACGTTGAGAATACTGAGGAAAACCGCAAGGCTTATAGGCAACTTCTTTTCACTACAACAAAG GATGTCATTGGACAATACATCTCCGGAGTGATCCTCTTCCATGAGACCCTCTATCAAAAGGCCGATGATGGCACGCCGTTCGTCGAGTTATTGAAGCAGCGCAACATTATCCCCGGCATCAAGGTTGATAAAGGTGTCGTTCCGTTATTCGGCACGGATAACGAATGCACAACCCAGGGTCTCGATGATCTCCAGGCGCGTTGCATCCAGTACAAGAAGGACGGCTGCCATTTTGCCAAATGGCGATGCGTGTTGAAGATTACAAAGGATACGCCGAGCAAGCTTGCCATTCTGGAGAATGCCAATGTTCTGGCCCGTTACGCCTCCATTTGTCAAAGCGCTAGGATCGTACCGATCGTGGAGCCTGAGATCCTTCCCGATGGTGACCATGACCTCGCCCGTTGTCAACAAGTCACGGAAGAGGTCCTTGCAGCCGTTTATAAG gCCCTTTCAGATCATCATGTATATCTTGAGGGAACATTGCTCAAACCTAATATGGTAACACCAGGCCAGAGTTGTCCGACGAAGGCGACTCCCCAGCAGATCGCTGCCGCCACGGTGACAGCGTTATTGCGCACTGTGCCACCGGCGGTACCCGGCATCACCTTCCTCAGCGGTGGTCAATCCGAGGAGGAAGCATCGGTCAATCTGGACGCCATCAATAAGTACCCGGCAAAGAAACCCTGGACGTTAACCTTTAGTTATGGACGCGCTCTGCAGGCTTCCGTACTTCGCGCTTGGCAAGGCAAGCCCGATCAGGTTGCCGCCGGCCAGCAGGAATTGCTTAAGAGGGCAAAG GCTAATAGCGACTCGGCGCTTGGCAAATATGCGGGTGGTGTTACTGGCGCCGCGGGAGATGCAGCACTTTTCGTCGCCAATCATGCGTATTAG
- the LOC126855457 gene encoding organic cation transporter protein-like isoform X2: protein MNNNNIDDARRERKRENFLQIRSSIHLIDEPPMKDRMRPGPDVTSPAYANSSRNEGNTFIVIAKDSPYETYGCQETANLSIVANLTSVLPKVPVLATCSGEYRFVTEFAENSVVTEWSLICERRYLSFLGPTVYYIGVLLGAWITGFLADCIGRLPVQAICLYAQGTMAVALYMSYPAFLALRGLQGVFVQGLQNSTYILSLELFPARFRTFVALIMQISWSIGLVLLAILSYMIPDWRILQLAVSVPTAITVLYIWIIPESPRWLLAKGKLTEADIAFERIVKYNSCCIRSRPENILLQEACVKGNATPIKPERKSRVTSVELKKAKADENQQEEVTSLLNHSESTERKVIEKTSEVNSVNMENSFFTLDLHRETPSSVKNFDEKNLPSSSICDQNSRTISHLNDQRKISLKDTEIVLHKIKKENTNKNEQKTENKQKKQTNKMSSIFKNMSESLTLRKHSVIMICQWWTSAMACGIFDDLIPNFSINRHITFAVGGALEIATYTFVYFVVSKHGRRLSMCIYQSFNGAICIIIAIFLILKTTTTPWIDLAKTIMLLFGKVTVASTISIGYLYTIEIFPTIIRGSCLGLCVVFAKLGSLSMPYSLLSEQHIPLPVPLLTVGILCLIGGLLVLILPETLGTILPDRIASVEDIIDDSSCKRDSINIENDIENNMTDRQILREKLFSEDWVDAGNGILVNFTENKNIE, encoded by the exons ATGAATAACAACAACATTGATGacgcgagaagagagagaaagagagagaatttcctTCAGATTCGGTCGTCAATCCATCTCATCGATGAACCACCAATGAAAGACAGGATGCGACCGGGACCGGACGTAACAAGTCCGGCATACGCAAACAGTTCCAGAAACGAAGGAAACACCTTTATCGTCATC gCGAAAGACTCACCGTATGAGACCTATGGCTGCCAAGAGACTGCGAATTTGTCGATTGTTGCCAATCTAACTTCCGTGTTGCCAAAAGTGCCAGTCCTTGCGACTTGTTCCGGCGAATATCGTTTCGTGACGGAGTTTGCAGAGAACAGCGTTGTCACCGAATGGAGCTTAATATGCGAAAGACGGTATCTATCTTTCCTCGGTCCGACTGTTTATTATATCGGAGTTCTTTTGGGTGCGTGGATTACCGGATTTTTGGCCGATTGTATCGGGAGACTTCCGGTCCAAGCGATATGTCTTTACGCGCAAGGAACGATGGCGGTAGCACTCTACATG AGTTATCCTGCGTTTCTGGCGCTGCGTGGTCTTCAAGGGGTATTCGTTCAAGGCTTGCAGAATTCCacatatattctctctttggAGCTGTTCCCAGCGCGATTTCGCACTTTCGTCGCATTGATTATGCAGATCTCCTGGTCGATCGGTCTCGTATTGCTCGCGATACTCAGCTACATGATTCCCGATTGGCGAATTTTACAGTTGGCTGTTTCCGTGCCTACTGCGATCACTGTGTTGTATATTtg GATTATACCAGAATCGCCGAGATGGTTACTAGCTAAAGGAAAATTGACAGAGGCCGATATAGCTTTTGAAAGAATCGTAAAGTATAACAGTTGCTGTATCAGATCGCGACCGGAGAATATCCTTTTGCAAGAAGCATGCGTGAAAGGTAACGCTACACCGATAAAACCAGAAAGGAAGTCGCGCGTCACTAGCGTTGAACTAAAGAAAGCGAAGGCGGATGAAAATCAACAGGAAGAAGTTACGAGTTTGTTGAACCACTCAGAGTCAACTGAACGAAAAGTTATAG aAAAAACTTCAGAAGTAAATTCGGTGAATATGGAAAACAGTTTTTTTACTTTGGATTTACACCGAGAAACGCCAAGTTCCGTGAAAAATTTCGATGAGAAAAATCTGCCTTCTAGTTCGATTTGCGATCAAAACTCGAGAACAATTTCACATTTAAATGATCAGAGGAAGATTTCCCTGAAAGATACGGAGATagtattgcataaaataaagaaagaaaacacgAACAAAAATGAACAGAAGacagaaaataaacaaaagaagCAGACGAATAAAATGAGCTCAATATTCAAGAACATGTCGGAATCATTGACGTTAAGAAAACACAGTGTTATAATGATTTGTCAatg gtGGACATCTGCGATGGCATGCGGCATATTTGATGATTTAATAccaaatttttcgattaatagACATATAACGTTTGCTGTGGGAGGAGCTCTCGAGATAGCAACGTACACATTTGTATACTTTGTAGTATCTAAACATGGTAGACGGCTGTCAATGTGCATATACCAATCCTTCAATGGTgctatttgtattataattgcaatctttctcattttaaaaACTACTACTACACCGTGGATCG ATCTTGCGAAAACGATAATGTTGCTGTTTGGCAAAGTGACTGTTGCGAGTACTATATCCATTGGCTACTTGTATACCATTGAAATATTCCCAACAATAATACGAGGTAGTTGCTTAGGTTTATGCGTGGTATTCGCAAAACTCGGCAGCCTAAGCATGCCATATTCGCTGCTGTCG GAACAACATATACCACTTCCAGTACCGTTATTAACTGTTGGCATATTGTGTCTCATCGGCGGACTTTTGGTTCTAATTTTACCGGAGACTCTCGGTACAATTTTACCAGACCGAATAGCGAGTGTGGAGGATATAATCGATGACAGCAGTTGCAAGAGAGATAgcattaatatagaaaatgatatAGAAAACAATATGACAGATAGACAAATTCTAAGGGAGAAACTCTTTTCAGAAGACTGGGTGGATGCTGGCAATGGAATTCTGGTGAATTTTacggaaaataaaaacatcgaATAA
- the LOC126855457 gene encoding organic cation transporter protein-like isoform X3 translates to MNAEEVKVGCFQMMLVLLLGINYVIVAMSHALLIFHNYTPKFYCQAKDSPYETYGCQETANLSIVANLTSVLPKVPVLATCSGEYRFVTEFAENSVVTEWSLICERRYLSFLGPTVYYIGVLLGAWITGFLADCIGRLPVQAICLYAQGTMAVALYMVQSYPAFLALRGLQGVFVQGLQNSTYILSLELFPARFRTFVALIMQISWSIGLVLLAILSYMIPDWRILQLAVSVPTAITVLYIWIIPESPRWLLAKGKLTEADIAFERIVKYNSCCIRSRPENILLQEACVKGNATPIKPERKSRVTSVELKKAKADENQQEEVTSLLNHSESTERKVIEKTSEVNSVNMENSFFTLDLHRETPSSVKNFDEKNLPSSSICDQNSRTISHLNDQRKISLKDTEIVLHKIKKENTNKNEQKTENKQKKQTNKMSSIFKNMSESLTLRKHSVIMICQWWTSAMACGIFDDLIPNFSINRHITFAVGGALEIATYTFVYFVVSKHGRRLSMCIYQSFNGAICIIIAIFLILKTTTTPWIDLAKTIMLLFGKVTVASTISIGYLYTIEIFPTIIRGSCLGLCVVFAKLGSLSMPYSLLSEQHIPLPVPLLTVGILCLIGGLLVLILPETLGTILPDRIASVEDIIDDSSCKRDSINIENDIENNMTDRQILREKLFSEDWVDAGNGILVNFTENKNIE, encoded by the exons ATGAATGCCGAGGAAGTTAAAGTGGGCTGCTTTCAAATGATGCTGGTATTATTGCTCGGAATAAACTATGTCATCGTCGCTATGAGTCATGCATTActaattttccataattatacaccaaaattttattgtcag gCGAAAGACTCACCGTATGAGACCTATGGCTGCCAAGAGACTGCGAATTTGTCGATTGTTGCCAATCTAACTTCCGTGTTGCCAAAAGTGCCAGTCCTTGCGACTTGTTCCGGCGAATATCGTTTCGTGACGGAGTTTGCAGAGAACAGCGTTGTCACCGAATGGAGCTTAATATGCGAAAGACGGTATCTATCTTTCCTCGGTCCGACTGTTTATTATATCGGAGTTCTTTTGGGTGCGTGGATTACCGGATTTTTGGCCGATTGTATCGGGAGACTTCCGGTCCAAGCGATATGTCTTTACGCGCAAGGAACGATGGCGGTAGCACTCTACATGGTACAG AGTTATCCTGCGTTTCTGGCGCTGCGTGGTCTTCAAGGGGTATTCGTTCAAGGCTTGCAGAATTCCacatatattctctctttggAGCTGTTCCCAGCGCGATTTCGCACTTTCGTCGCATTGATTATGCAGATCTCCTGGTCGATCGGTCTCGTATTGCTCGCGATACTCAGCTACATGATTCCCGATTGGCGAATTTTACAGTTGGCTGTTTCCGTGCCTACTGCGATCACTGTGTTGTATATTtg GATTATACCAGAATCGCCGAGATGGTTACTAGCTAAAGGAAAATTGACAGAGGCCGATATAGCTTTTGAAAGAATCGTAAAGTATAACAGTTGCTGTATCAGATCGCGACCGGAGAATATCCTTTTGCAAGAAGCATGCGTGAAAGGTAACGCTACACCGATAAAACCAGAAAGGAAGTCGCGCGTCACTAGCGTTGAACTAAAGAAAGCGAAGGCGGATGAAAATCAACAGGAAGAAGTTACGAGTTTGTTGAACCACTCAGAGTCAACTGAACGAAAAGTTATAG aAAAAACTTCAGAAGTAAATTCGGTGAATATGGAAAACAGTTTTTTTACTTTGGATTTACACCGAGAAACGCCAAGTTCCGTGAAAAATTTCGATGAGAAAAATCTGCCTTCTAGTTCGATTTGCGATCAAAACTCGAGAACAATTTCACATTTAAATGATCAGAGGAAGATTTCCCTGAAAGATACGGAGATagtattgcataaaataaagaaagaaaacacgAACAAAAATGAACAGAAGacagaaaataaacaaaagaagCAGACGAATAAAATGAGCTCAATATTCAAGAACATGTCGGAATCATTGACGTTAAGAAAACACAGTGTTATAATGATTTGTCAatg gtGGACATCTGCGATGGCATGCGGCATATTTGATGATTTAATAccaaatttttcgattaatagACATATAACGTTTGCTGTGGGAGGAGCTCTCGAGATAGCAACGTACACATTTGTATACTTTGTAGTATCTAAACATGGTAGACGGCTGTCAATGTGCATATACCAATCCTTCAATGGTgctatttgtattataattgcaatctttctcattttaaaaACTACTACTACACCGTGGATCG ATCTTGCGAAAACGATAATGTTGCTGTTTGGCAAAGTGACTGTTGCGAGTACTATATCCATTGGCTACTTGTATACCATTGAAATATTCCCAACAATAATACGAGGTAGTTGCTTAGGTTTATGCGTGGTATTCGCAAAACTCGGCAGCCTAAGCATGCCATATTCGCTGCTGTCG GAACAACATATACCACTTCCAGTACCGTTATTAACTGTTGGCATATTGTGTCTCATCGGCGGACTTTTGGTTCTAATTTTACCGGAGACTCTCGGTACAATTTTACCAGACCGAATAGCGAGTGTGGAGGATATAATCGATGACAGCAGTTGCAAGAGAGATAgcattaatatagaaaatgatatAGAAAACAATATGACAGATAGACAAATTCTAAGGGAGAAACTCTTTTCAGAAGACTGGGTGGATGCTGGCAATGGAATTCTGGTGAATTTTacggaaaataaaaacatcgaATAA
- the LOC126855459 gene encoding structure-specific endonuclease subunit slx1 has translation MLAIRTNCSMMNEEAEVVEHFFGVYLLYCTNPKYLGRTYIGYTVNPRRRIKQHNAGKKHGGAWKTSKKGPWNMVLIVHGFPNSTSALRFEWAWQHPHESRRLKHIPKKRSSQKKFDFCLTILSEMLKVGPWCRLPLTLRWLDYEFSKGYHGCISLPLHMPICYGKVISCKVKPRQRTDNILLQESLIFCFLCGSNIVKKDSVACIEPSCLLIAHLICLAKVFRKDGMILPIEGICPTCKTSVLWGDLIRKKNGCYQNLGEIKSDFSSSDSDI, from the exons ATGCTCGCTATACGCACCAATTGCTCAATGATGAACGAAGAGGCTGAAGTGGTAGAGCATTTTTTTGGAGTGTATCTACTGTATTGCACTAATCCAAAGTATCTTGGTAGAACTTATATAGGTTACACTGTAAATCCAAGGCGCAGAATTAAGCAACATAATGCTGGTAAAAAGCATGGTGGGGCTTGGAAAACTAGCAAGAAAGGTCCATG GAACATGGTCTTGATTGTTCATGGATTCCCTAATAGCACTTCTGCACTTAGA tTTGAATGGGCTTGGCAGCATCCACATGAGAGTAGGCGGCTAAAACATATTCCCAAGAAGAGGTCATCGCAAAAGAAGTTTGATTTCTGTTTAACAATTCTGTCTGAAATGTTAAAAGTTGGGCCTTGGTGCCGTTTACCTTTGACATTGCGTTGGTTGGACTATGAATTTTCTAAAGGCTATCACGGATGTATATCTTTACCATTACATATGCCTATATGCTATGGCAAAGTTATCAGTTGTAAAGTTAAACCAAGACAAagaacagataatattttattgcaagagtcactaatattttgttttctttgtgGCTCAAATATAGTAAAGAAAGATTCTGTCGCTTGTATAGAACCGAGTTGCCTTTTGATTGCACACTTAATCTGTTTAGCAAAAGTATTCAGAAAGGATGGAATGATCTTACCGATTGAAGGTATTTGTCCTACGTGCAAAACTAGTGTTCTCTGGGGAGATCTTATAAGAAAGAAGAACGGATGCTATCAAAATCTTGGAGAGATTAAGAGTGACTTTTCTTCTAGTGATAGTGACATTTAG
- the LOC126855457 gene encoding organic cation transporter protein-like isoform X1, whose translation MNNNNIDDARRERKRENFLQIRSSIHLIDEPPMKDRMRPGPDVTSPAYANSSRNEGNTFIVIAKDSPYETYGCQETANLSIVANLTSVLPKVPVLATCSGEYRFVTEFAENSVVTEWSLICERRYLSFLGPTVYYIGVLLGAWITGFLADCIGRLPVQAICLYAQGTMAVALYMVQSYPAFLALRGLQGVFVQGLQNSTYILSLELFPARFRTFVALIMQISWSIGLVLLAILSYMIPDWRILQLAVSVPTAITVLYIWIIPESPRWLLAKGKLTEADIAFERIVKYNSCCIRSRPENILLQEACVKGNATPIKPERKSRVTSVELKKAKADENQQEEVTSLLNHSESTERKVIEKTSEVNSVNMENSFFTLDLHRETPSSVKNFDEKNLPSSSICDQNSRTISHLNDQRKISLKDTEIVLHKIKKENTNKNEQKTENKQKKQTNKMSSIFKNMSESLTLRKHSVIMICQWWTSAMACGIFDDLIPNFSINRHITFAVGGALEIATYTFVYFVVSKHGRRLSMCIYQSFNGAICIIIAIFLILKTTTTPWIDLAKTIMLLFGKVTVASTISIGYLYTIEIFPTIIRGSCLGLCVVFAKLGSLSMPYSLLSEQHIPLPVPLLTVGILCLIGGLLVLILPETLGTILPDRIASVEDIIDDSSCKRDSINIENDIENNMTDRQILREKLFSEDWVDAGNGILVNFTENKNIE comes from the exons ATGAATAACAACAACATTGATGacgcgagaagagagagaaagagagagaatttcctTCAGATTCGGTCGTCAATCCATCTCATCGATGAACCACCAATGAAAGACAGGATGCGACCGGGACCGGACGTAACAAGTCCGGCATACGCAAACAGTTCCAGAAACGAAGGAAACACCTTTATCGTCATC gCGAAAGACTCACCGTATGAGACCTATGGCTGCCAAGAGACTGCGAATTTGTCGATTGTTGCCAATCTAACTTCCGTGTTGCCAAAAGTGCCAGTCCTTGCGACTTGTTCCGGCGAATATCGTTTCGTGACGGAGTTTGCAGAGAACAGCGTTGTCACCGAATGGAGCTTAATATGCGAAAGACGGTATCTATCTTTCCTCGGTCCGACTGTTTATTATATCGGAGTTCTTTTGGGTGCGTGGATTACCGGATTTTTGGCCGATTGTATCGGGAGACTTCCGGTCCAAGCGATATGTCTTTACGCGCAAGGAACGATGGCGGTAGCACTCTACATGGTACAG AGTTATCCTGCGTTTCTGGCGCTGCGTGGTCTTCAAGGGGTATTCGTTCAAGGCTTGCAGAATTCCacatatattctctctttggAGCTGTTCCCAGCGCGATTTCGCACTTTCGTCGCATTGATTATGCAGATCTCCTGGTCGATCGGTCTCGTATTGCTCGCGATACTCAGCTACATGATTCCCGATTGGCGAATTTTACAGTTGGCTGTTTCCGTGCCTACTGCGATCACTGTGTTGTATATTtg GATTATACCAGAATCGCCGAGATGGTTACTAGCTAAAGGAAAATTGACAGAGGCCGATATAGCTTTTGAAAGAATCGTAAAGTATAACAGTTGCTGTATCAGATCGCGACCGGAGAATATCCTTTTGCAAGAAGCATGCGTGAAAGGTAACGCTACACCGATAAAACCAGAAAGGAAGTCGCGCGTCACTAGCGTTGAACTAAAGAAAGCGAAGGCGGATGAAAATCAACAGGAAGAAGTTACGAGTTTGTTGAACCACTCAGAGTCAACTGAACGAAAAGTTATAG aAAAAACTTCAGAAGTAAATTCGGTGAATATGGAAAACAGTTTTTTTACTTTGGATTTACACCGAGAAACGCCAAGTTCCGTGAAAAATTTCGATGAGAAAAATCTGCCTTCTAGTTCGATTTGCGATCAAAACTCGAGAACAATTTCACATTTAAATGATCAGAGGAAGATTTCCCTGAAAGATACGGAGATagtattgcataaaataaagaaagaaaacacgAACAAAAATGAACAGAAGacagaaaataaacaaaagaagCAGACGAATAAAATGAGCTCAATATTCAAGAACATGTCGGAATCATTGACGTTAAGAAAACACAGTGTTATAATGATTTGTCAatg gtGGACATCTGCGATGGCATGCGGCATATTTGATGATTTAATAccaaatttttcgattaatagACATATAACGTTTGCTGTGGGAGGAGCTCTCGAGATAGCAACGTACACATTTGTATACTTTGTAGTATCTAAACATGGTAGACGGCTGTCAATGTGCATATACCAATCCTTCAATGGTgctatttgtattataattgcaatctttctcattttaaaaACTACTACTACACCGTGGATCG ATCTTGCGAAAACGATAATGTTGCTGTTTGGCAAAGTGACTGTTGCGAGTACTATATCCATTGGCTACTTGTATACCATTGAAATATTCCCAACAATAATACGAGGTAGTTGCTTAGGTTTATGCGTGGTATTCGCAAAACTCGGCAGCCTAAGCATGCCATATTCGCTGCTGTCG GAACAACATATACCACTTCCAGTACCGTTATTAACTGTTGGCATATTGTGTCTCATCGGCGGACTTTTGGTTCTAATTTTACCGGAGACTCTCGGTACAATTTTACCAGACCGAATAGCGAGTGTGGAGGATATAATCGATGACAGCAGTTGCAAGAGAGATAgcattaatatagaaaatgatatAGAAAACAATATGACAGATAGACAAATTCTAAGGGAGAAACTCTTTTCAGAAGACTGGGTGGATGCTGGCAATGGAATTCTGGTGAATTTTacggaaaataaaaacatcgaATAA